The Entelurus aequoreus isolate RoL-2023_Sb linkage group LG08, RoL_Eaeq_v1.1, whole genome shotgun sequence genome segment AATGGCATTAACATAGCAGCTGAAGGAGGGAGTCTGCCATCAGGCTTATTTTAGCTTATGAGTGTAAACACTAAAGCTGCTTTCAGGCCAACACAGTGTGCCTCATAAGTGGATTTTAATGCTTTGATTGTCATGTCCAgtgatgtcttgttgtttttttcaatgcatttacATGCACAGTTAAATGATGCTCCTGTCCGCAATATGTGTGCATTCTGTCTAGTAAAGCTCTTTTCATTGTGTTGCATCTTTAATAGATAGTTTCCCATGTATTTCTATCATGTGTAATTCTTTCATTTCAGATCTGTCCCTGAGGAGAATATAAAAGCTCAGGTGCTGCTGGAGCCATGTCCACAGGTCACACCTGAGCCAAGCCCCTGTCTTGAGCCCGCCAAGACTGATGACCACAGACAGCCAACAGGGAATCGTGTCTCCAATCTGCCCTTCGAGCCCCGGAAAAGCAGGGTCCGTGAGCGCCGACGGGAAGGCCGTTCAAAGACTTTTGACTGGTCTGAGTTCAAAACTGAAAAAACAGACAAGCTTGTGAAGGAGCGAGCAGACACAGTTGACCTCAGTTTATCCCTTTCCACAACCACCTCCTGCTGCTCTATTTCCTCTTCTCCTTCCTCGTCATTGTCCTCTCCTGTGTCTACCTCGGCCCTCCAATCCTCCAATGTATCAGACACTCACCACCCCTCGACAATAGTGCATTCAGAAAAGAATAACGTTAGGAGGGGCCCAGTCAGCATAAACCACCTGCCAAATACTGTACCTGTCACTTCCACGTTGAACACATCACCAGTGGAACCGCCCAGACCTGAACATCAAGCGCAAGGAAAGATGGAGGTAGACCACCCTACAGCCCTGCACAATGTTGAGGAAGACAAGTTCACCGAAACCTTGGGTGTGCAGGAAGAGATCGAACACCGATGGCATCAGGTTGAAAAAACACCACTAAGGGAAGAGAAGCAAGTGCCCATCACCACTGCTTCAGGGAACCCAGACAGATTACCTCCACATGAGCTTGCTGTACTGCTAGACAAAGAGGTTTGTGCatctaaatacatttaatttgacCTTGTTACTGCATCTTATGAAATGTATGTTTCTGTTATCAGCTGGGACAGAAACAGAAAGAGCTGGACCAGCTGCACAGACAGAACAGTCTTTTAAAAGAGCAGCTGGAAAATGCACTAGGAAGAGAACAGAGTGCCAGAGATGGCTACATCCTGCAGGTACTACATCAGGTCAATCGGTTCATGGAAAACAGATGACTTGTCACTTGTCCCAGCAATGTGTTTTAGTTGTCTACGTGCTCAGTATGTGTTGACAATGTTACTTGGTATGGGATTCTATTAACTGGTGTGGGTGCTTTTCCTCTGAAAACTGATATCCATGGTTGTGGTGTTTCTAGCATGAGCTGTACTAATGCTTGTCACGGAGTTTCACATCTCTTGGGAATATAACTGATTTGAATTTATATACTTAAGGTAAGAACATTTATCAACAAGCCTTGCACTGTGCTTTCTCTTctgcattgtttgtgtgtgttttcccaTCTTAATTTGGGGTGTATTTTGCATGTATTTGGGTTTGTAGATTGCATTCTTCAACTAATATCTCTTGGAAACTAATGGCTTATTGCACATTCACATGTatcctttttttttatagcatCACATCACAGGTGTATGTCATACAGTTTAGTTCATCACGTTTATCACCTAGTTTGTTTTGTTGTAcagtttttgtgtattttatcttttttataaACACTCAAAAAGCACAGTGGAAGCTTGTGGGGAAAAAGTCTTACCAAACAAGAGATTCATATCAAGAAACTTGAGATGTGGGTCTCCGTATCAGAGCGGGAACGTAACGCCATGTCATTAATCACTCTTGTCTCATCAATCTCTTTCAAGAGCGCAACACCCCCTTCGTCCTCGCCACGTAGAATGCCATGGCAACACTTGCACCAGCTCAAGCAAGACTTGCAGGGTGAATTAGAGTCCCAGAAGCGCAAGCAGGACCTCACTCAACAGCAGTTTCAGGCGTTAAAGAGAAGCTACACTGAAGCCCAAGATGTAGTAGACCACCATGATGCTGACATCCAAGCCCTGCAAGCGAAGCTAGCATCTGCACTAGCTGAAATCTTGGCAAGTGAACAAGCTGTGGCTCGTATGCGCAATGAACTCAAGCTGGAACAAGAGCGTTCAAAGGAACAAGACGAGGAACACGGGCGCAGCGAGGCCACCTTACGAGCTCAGCTAAAGGACAGTGAAGATAGACTGCGTGAGGTTGAGGCCAGCCTTTTAGAGCGAAACCAGGCCCTCCGGCATCTCGAGCACCAGCAGGCCCTGCAGCGAGACCACACCAGAGAGATACAGAGGTTACAGGACAGACTACAAGAGGTGACTGCACGGCTTGTTGCAACAGAGGAAGGTCAGGCGCTTAAAGAAGAACGCCTGAGAAAGGAGCAGCATAGCATTCAAGAGAGTCACGAGAGGGAAAAACAAAGTCTTTGTAGGAGAATAGCCGAAGCTGAAACAGCACATAAATGCATGGAGGACAGGCTGCTAGAGGCCGAACAGCAGGTGGAAGCCTTGCTAAAAGGGCGGCAGGCCTCAGCAGGAGTAGAACACATGGAGGAAATGCTAAAGTTGCAAGAGGATCTTGCCCAGAAGATCAGCATGGTAGACTCACTGAAGGAGAGCGTACGCAGGCTCGAAGAAGAGAGAGGTCTGCTCACATGCAGATGTCAGGAGCTTCTTAACCAGATTGCAGAGGCAGACCGAGAGGTCAACAAGCTTCACAATCGCCTCAAAACGGAGGAGGCAGATTACTGCTCTCTGGAGAACTCTTATGAGAGGGCCACCCAAGAGTTTCAGAGAATGAGCCAATTCCTCAGAGAAAAAGAGGAAGAGATTCGGCAGACGAAAGAAATGTATGAAAGGCTGATGGAATGTAAAGAGGAGGACTTAAGAGAGGCTCTTGTTAAAATGACTGTACTTGGCAACAGTTTAGAAGAAACTGAACAGAAGCTGCAAGCAAAGGAGGACCTTCTTTGTCAAATGAGTCAAAATCTGATAGAGAAAGTTGAGCCAAGGGATGCTGAACAAGATCTTAAAGTCAAGCTTGGGGTCGCAGAGGACCGCATAATCGAGCTTGAGCAGCACCTCAATGACTTGCAACTGGGATATGCTAATTTACACTTCgggaagaaacaagtccaagaACAGAACAAACGGGAACATGTCTTTTCTTCAAACAATGCAACTAATACAGAGAACTCAACAGATGACAACGTCTCACAGGCTAAGAGGCCAAGAATTCGTTGTTCTAATATCCAAGGTCAAAAATATGACAACTTGGATGACCCAGATGATTGCCATTTGAGCGATGCATTTGAAGATAAAAGACAAGTggacaaccaggaagactttgatctGGCTGAGGCCCTTTCCTACCCAGGTACCCCGTTCCCACATGCCAGTGACTCTGAGAAGTTTATTTCCATTGTGCGTGCCCTAGAAACTAAGCTGCTCACTACCGAGGAAAAACTGAGAAATCTAACTAGGACTCTACAGGAGCAACGTTCCATTCATGTTGATGTGTCCAAGAAAGATTTAAAAATGGTTGAAAACAAGCCGTACTCAGATAAAAATGTTATGTGTGCCACTGGACCTTCTCTCAATAATCCTTACGTAAAGGCCCTGCATTGTGTGGAAACAAGTCGAGAGAAAGTCAAGGCTATTCTGTCTGGCACTCACGATACCACTGATTCTCAGCTTCACTCGCTGGCAGAGGTTGAAAACGAGCTGTTCAGTGCATCAATGTATATCCGCCATGCACAAAAGACCTTGGACGAACAATCGCCTGCTCTCCCTCAAACGTCAGAATCCTTAGATAAAGAAGCAATTAATCTCTTTGCCAAAACACTTTCTTTCGAGGCACTTGTTTTAAATAAAATGGCTTTGCTGGTGCAGTCCTCGGAGTCTGACCTTCTGCAAACGCTGACAGCGATATGGAAGGACATAGAGAACATTAAAAGTGGTGACAAAGATTGCTTAGCTATAGTTTATGCAGATGTCTTGACTAGGAAGTTAATGTTGGAGAATGCATTTTGGAAGGAACTAGAGAATGAGGTGACACCATGTGAGGGTTTAAATGTTGCCGAATCTCAGGAGGCCAGTGTTGCAGCTGATGCAGACATAAACACATCAGCTATATTTAATACTTTAATCAAAGCAGAACTGTCTTACTCTATTCAAAACCTTAAGCTTTGCTATGAAGAGAAATTCAGGGTGCTTAAAGGGGAGCTGGCTGAAGCTCATCACAATCTATATCAAAGGGAAATGGCATTGAAGGCAATTATTGAAGCCTCCAAGAGGTCTGATTTGAAAAATGTAATCAAAGAAGTTAAATGCAACTTTGGCCTTGGTAAACAAAAGTTAGCCGATATTCACCCACCTGAACTTGCTCCATACACAGAGCAGATCAAACTGCAAGACGCCCGTGAGCTCGCTGAAGAGATTATAGAGCGACATTTAGCCGAGCAGGTGCCATCTTGTAGTGTTGACTCCATCCAGTCTCTGCAAGACACACATGACTGTTTGGCTACTGAGCTTCAACAACAAGCAGCAAAGCTCTACACATATGCACAAGAAATACAAAGCAGTGGCAACCATCCTGAATTAGCTAAAATGGTCAATGCACTTTTAGGGCCTCAAACATCTCATGTTTTTACTAGTACCTCTCTTTGTATGCGAGAAGCCCTCATCCAGGCTCAGGTGGCTTATGTGGCGTGCAGATTACGCTCCATGCATGAACGAAACGTGGGTTGGTGTAAACAGACACATCAGAACATGGACACCCTCGTGCAGCAGCATGCCTGCAGCATCAGGGCAATCCACGAGAAGTACGAAACATCCTTTCAGGAGGAGCGCCACAAAATCTCTCAAACACTGGCCATTCTtcagaaggagaacaaaactctCAAGAGTGAAGTCAGTCAACGTTCCAACCAACTCTCACAACAACAAGAGCAGCTGGCGCTCCTGGAAGAACATTTCAAGATGCAAACTGAGGAGCTCAAGCAGAAGCACAAGCAAGAGCTAAACCTAGCTGAGAAAGAGCGGGCGTCAACAGAGCTGGCCTTTGTAGAGACCTCAGTAGACAGCCAGCAGAAGCTGAAGAATCTGCTATCGGACATGGACGCCATGAAGCAGCAGCACCAGAGTCATGTCAGGAAGCTGGAGGAACAATTTGAGCAGAGAATCTCTGAGCTTGAGCACATCTACAAAGAGGAGATTTTAAAGCTGCATTTCCAGCATGAGGACATTTGCAATGTCCAAGAAGTGGATGAGAAAAACCCTGAGGTTTCTCACCAGCCCTCTTTTGAGGCCTCAGCACCAATGGAAGAAGAGGAACAAGGGAAGGAGGGAGGTGCATACGCCATGTCAGAGGTGGACACTATGGGGCTTCTAAAAGACAGGATCCAAGAACTGGAGACTCAGATGATCAGCATGAGGGACGAATTGGAAATCAAGCACCTGGAAGGAGATGTGGCCAGCCTGAGGGAGAAATACCAGAGAGACTTTGAAAGTCttaaggtttttgttttttcaatttttttctaaCAATCTTATATATTTCAATATATGAGAACATATATATAGTCATAGATAATAACAAATTACCACCTACTTCTTAGAACTGGGAAATTGTGAgatgaattggacattttattAAAAACTGTTCTCAAAAGCAGTTGCCTTTTTTCAAAATTTAGGACTAcagttactactactactagataGTTTAAAGTAATTTGAGATTTCTTGACCAATACATTTTAATCAGGCTTACATTATAAGGCACaatgattattaaaaaaaaccctgtgaTAATCCGAAATATATAAAGAGCAAAATGGCTGATGTATTTGACCATTTCCCCACATTTGATAGAATATAAATTTCTCGCCTGTGCTAACCTGCTGCTCTATTTTAACTCTCTACTGCCAGAGCTGGGCTTGCATTTAATTGCTTATAATGATCTTGCATGACCGACTTTAGCCTTGTAATGTACTGTACACGTAGTGTGTGTACTAGAGTATAAATTAAATCATAGTTTTGTCTTTATAGCTTCATAGTTCAgtttgttttttgtgcctttcacCAGGCCACGTGTGAGCGTGGCTTCGCAGCAATGGAAGAAACCCACCAGAAAGTGGTCGACGACCTCCAGAGGCAGCATCAGAGGGAGATTTCTAAACTCATGGAAGAGCGAGAGAGGCTCCTGGCAGAGGAGACTGCTGCCACTATCGCCGGTATACAAACTagcttaattttttttgtctcaATTGTCCTACAATAAGGTTAAATGTGATCTCTCGTGAAAAATGAAGCTATTGAAGCTATGAAGAATGCACACAAGGAGGACCTAGAGAAGACCCAGCGCTCCCCGATCAGTGGACTGAACTCTGATATCGATGAACTGCGATTACAATATGAGTATGTTTTCGAGTAGTATAATCACATAAAGAAAGGCACTGCTTCAATAATTGTACATTTATCTGACTTGTCCAGGGAAGAGCTGCAGTCCATCCAGAGGGAGCTGGAGGTTCTGTCTGAGCAGTATTCTCAGAAATGTCTGGAGAACGCCCATCTGGCTCAGGCCCTGGAGGCTGAAAGGCAGGCCCTCAGGCAGTGTCAAAGAGAGAACCAGGAGCTCAACACCCACAACCAGGTTACAATACACACACACGCGTGCGTGTGCACTCAACATGCAATGATGTCTTGTCTTGACTAACTCCATGTGGTCCAACAGGAATTGAATAACCGCCTGTCTGCAGAGATCACGCGCATGCGCTCTTGTTTCAGTGGTGAAACAGCACTGTCGCCGGTCACACAGGGCAAAGATGTGTATGAACTGGAGGTATGTCCTGTAAGGAAGCTCACACACCAGATCACAAAGAGTTGCTTCATCTCAGCTTCTCCTCTTGCCATCTTGAAGGTGCTGCTTCGAATCAAGGAGTCAGAGATACAATACCTTAAACAGGAAATCCACTCTTTGAAGGACGAACTGCAAACTGCTCTGAGGGTCAGCAAAACCCATTGTGTTGTACTTTTCCTTTTAATTTCTGAAGCACATGAGCATGTGTATATACGCTGTATGTTGTACCAACAGGACAAGAAGTACACTACAGACAAATACAAAGACATCTACACAGAGCTGAGCATTGTGAAAGCAAAGGCTGACTGTGATATTGGCAAGCTGAAGGAGAAGCTGCTCGTTGCCACCGAAGCGTTAGGCGAGAGGACCGTTGACGGGACAGTCACATCTGGATATGGTAACTCTAATAGCTGTATTTTTTCTTTGTATGTTTCCATGTAAGCTATGCCTTATGCAATACATACATGCACATGAATAGGATAAGGTTATGCTACAGAAGCAGTGTTTGAAAAAGTGTATGATTTTACTTACCAATTCAACAGGAATATACTGTAGCAACCATAGCATCCCTCTTTAAATCCTTATTTTGCATACATCTCGCTTGTGTATGTGTGCAAGACAGCTGCGATTGACAGCCATGAACGCCAGTCATCTTGTTCGGCCCAGATgcctatttttattcattttgatttgtagttgtgaaaaatatagacgttTAGTTTTGTAAAATCTGTTCTTTCAAATATGGTTTTATTAAACCAAccacaggcagcacggtggaagaggggttattgcgtctgcctcacaatgcgaaggtcctgagtagtcctgggttcaatcccgggctcgggatctttctgtgtggagtttgcatgttctccccgtgactgcgtgggttccctccgggtactccggcttcctcccacctccaaagacatgcacctggggataggttgattggcaacactaaattggccctagtgtgtgaatgtgagtgtgaatgttgtctgtctatctgtgttggccctacgatgaggtggcgacttgtccagagtgtaccccgcctaccgcccgattgtagctgagataggctccagcgccccccgccaccccaaagggaataagcggtagaaaatggatggatggataaaccaaCCACAGAATCTCAAAGTCCGATAGGTCTTCAAAACAAATAAGCTAATATTAATTGCCGGGTGATAATAGATTGGCATGAACAGCTGTTGCTGTGAGCAACCTCCAAATGTTTTATTAACTCCACAAGAGTGTGGTCAGCTTTCAAGATTTATCGAGATGTACATGTGTTTTTAGAATATTGCGTGTGCATGCATGTTTCATTTGCCTTAATGTTGTTTACAATAAACTCACTATTACTGTTCTTGCTGACTTAGCAGTTTGTTATTGGCAGTATTACAACACTGGTTCTGTTCTGTCTATTTAGTGACCATGTGTGGAAAGAGAGAGGTTTCCCTtttcactttctcatgcactcagTCATTATCAAAGTTCATTATATATTTTGAGTTGTCCAATTTCAGAAATAACTTCACAAATGCTATAAATGAATAATTTACAGTGATCTCAACCAACTGGTGGTCAACCAACGTCCTGGAACAGATTGTTCATccttagaggttccactgtatcagTCATGAAGCAATAGAGTTTAGAATGATATGCTAATGCAGTGACATAACGTAgtgttatttgtgtttttgtaagATATCATGAAATCCAAAAGTAACCCTGACTTCatcaaaaaagaaaaatcaacTCCCCCCAAGTCATCCAGAGGCATTAGGTCAAAGGTAAGCATCAGATACTTCCTCATGCAGTAGAAATCCATGCGCTTGTGTGTCATGTGACTTCTAAAGCAGCACAGCTACTTTGAATCAGACGTGTGTCCGGTCCTGCAAGATTTGTCATGTGTCTGTTTTGTCCACCAGTCTGTCACTGAACAGGTCCAATGGGATAGCTGACACTCCCCATGTGGGGTTAAGCCCTCCCACAAAACCCGCCCGAGATGCGCTGTAGGTATATTTAAATAAGCATGACAGAGAGCTAAGCATCCTTGCATGACCACACCTCCCTGTTTTCCTTTAATCCAACACCCACCTACTATCCAGAAAGATGTTTGCAGTAATTATTATAAGTCTGAAGATTAGCACTTTCACAAATGTAAAACCTGGACTGGTGAAGTTTGACCTGTGCTGTTTTTTTGGTATCCACGTTTTGTTTGTGTTCGTCTACAAAGGAGTATAATAATGACaatgaacaaaacaaaacaacagattAAAGTCGAAATATTATGAAAATTAAGTTACCCTATTAgaattattttacaagaataaagtagaAAGATTAACAGAATGAAGTTGCAATATTTAGAAGACAAAATTATGAGAAATAAATGTTAAGAAATTAAAGTAGAAATTTTTTCAGGAATAAAGTCaatattttaccaaaataaagtcacaatattatgagaataaataattaataaatacactttaggagaatacatttgtaattttatgaaaacaAAGTGGAAATATTAAAGAAGTAATTATTCTGGTAACATGTATTTATAAGTTATCAGTGTACAAGAGTAAACTTGTCGTTTGAAGTTACAATATTATAAtggcaataaaaataaatacattttaggaGAATACATCtttaattttataagaacaaagttACAATATTACAGAACAAAttattcttccatccatccattttctagagcttattcccttcggggtcgcagggggcgctggagcctatctcagctacaatcgggcggaaggcggggtacaccctggattctTGTAACACTTAATTAGAATTCGTCACTTTCCAATATAAAGCTTGTCATTTTACTATAATAAAGTCACaaaataattatgataataaataataaatacatacttttTTGTAGAATACATTCCCAATTTTAGAGAAAACAAAGTTGCAATATAGCTATAAATTAACATTTATGATTAAACATTTCAAATTTTATCACATTATTATGAAAGGAAATgataaatgttacaaaaataaaggTCATTTTTCAAGAGAAAACTTATTTGACAAAACTTAAGTAGATGCAAAcatttttacatgaataaaatgaaacatttttgaatatacatttataaatactaaatacatgatgggagaatatatttgtaattttacaGGACGAAGTAGCAATATTATGAGAAACAAGTATTAATAAGTAAACTTTAAGAATATGAAttgattgtatttatatagcgccttttaGACACTCAAAACGCTTTACGTTGAAAGCTTATTACTTATTCAGTCCACATTTACACATTGGTGgtagtagccacagctgcccttgtGTAGGTAGACTGATGGAAACGTGGCTGGCAAATCACGCCAATGGCGTCCCCGACCACCATCAAACttacatttacattcatacatGTGGGCTACactttacaaaaataaagtcaaaattttacaagaatggAGTAGCAAAGTCGAATGAATTATAAACGAATGTTAAAAGAATCATTTTGCAAATGAATGAGAACAAAGTCACAATATCACAGAATCAAATGAAAATGAAGTCAAATGTACATGAATAAAGTTGCaatgtaatgacaaaaaatgtaaaaatattatgtTCACATTTTAATGAGAATAAAGTATATAATAAAGTATATCATGCTGTGAAAATAAATGATCAATAATGGAGAAATTTAATTTTTCCAATAGTAATcttgtatttttaaataatttttatcatGTTGCGTGTTTTGTTTCTGTATACACTTTTGTTTGGGGATTTCAACatttacttaaaaaataaatacgtaTCGCAATATTGTTTTTCTCTAAGACTATTTTTCTTATAGTGCATGTTTTTCCCCTCATTTTTATGTAGCGCTTGTACCTAGTGTCAGCTCCTCATATGTAATGTGTTGTATGACACCTCAGCCAAGCTCATATTGTGTCGTTTAAGTTGTTTGTGCAGCAGACATGTTTTTCCCAGGCCCTTCTTCTATGCTCACATGTTGTTCTGCTACTATGTTGTCCTGAACAGAGTCTGAAAGAGGGACTGACGGTGCAGGAGCGCATGAGGCTGTTTGAGGCAAAGGATTCCAAAAAGATTCAAATGTCAAGAGTCTGAAGCTTCTCTTTACCAGCTTTTTGTTTTTATGGggtttgttttttgcatttttgctaAGACTGTGCCAGCACTAGCTCAGACTCATGGGAGTGAGAGATCAGACCTTCTGCTTACATGGAACAATTTTTTTGCATGTTCAAAAAAGGTATTTAATATGTCTAAAGTGGTGTGGAATAAGCTGTGAGAGGGATACATGACAGCCTTTTTAATCATATTCCCAAATGCCAAAATAGATAAAACACAGTATgaataatatatatctatatatttccTGATATTTGTCTGCTGTATTTTATATTGTTAGTTTCTTCCGTATATCTGAATGATTTTATTGTTTAGTGTACATAACTActggacatacagtatgtaagaGCATGCGTTTGTTGCGTGTTGGGGCATCTGCTGTACTCTAGTTTGACTGGtggaaattgtatttttattatttttttagttattaAAATATGTCTGTGGGATGAAAGGGGTGGGATTGGGGGAGGGGGGTTCAGTTGGTGGGATTGCACTTACAACTTGACTACTTGAGAAACCTTTTTTTATGTATCCAATCGGTGTTGTGATTTTCTCTAATTATTGGAGTGCAACCAAACATGGTGACGCGTTTTGTGGCGTACTTTTTATCCGGTTTCAAATGTGTGACTTTCGGGCTTTGCATGtctaatattgtgtcatttaaatCGCAAATTGCAGCACGTGGCCTCCTTTTCCTATTTTGTGACGC includes the following:
- the si:ch73-103b11.2 gene encoding uncharacterized protein si:ch73-103b11.2 isoform X3 — translated: MSFKENPCRKFQANIFNKSKCQNCFKPRESHLLNDEDLNQAKPIYGGWLLLAPEGTNFDNPLHRSRKWQRRFFILYEHGILRYALDEMPSTLPQGTINMNQCSDVIDGESRTGQKNSLCILTPDKEHFIRAECKEILNGWQEALTVYPRTNKQNQKKKRKVDPPTQQCCCDLASHFVLSSSLPLLPSQTPIQEPGPAKVTVTSSSGGSIPCLPSSIASAERVPMSRATLWQEENRWSGATISCSRSASCLSQLGHSQPDSTITTQDDVGTMSTGRKVRVESGYFSLEKTKSEPSPQPAQHSQPLQPPHYLPLSSSTCSLGAPSPRYNSDPEPPMFPYPHSQDPLPSPGDILSPSYSTISSSQSSLDSEHSSATPTWEGRRCSVGGGSIASVNSAGGRVGHSGREYATLSDVPRARRLTHREAFHSEKKRQELRARTRSPGREEVARLFGEERRRSQVIDRFEESPNVERMDMGSSSDLSSSVNNAQRQGRSERRYLGDKHDMSLDAGKDHSVPDVSSSTFANIRRAKSLDRRVTESSMTPDLLNFKKGWMTKLYEDGMWKKHWFVLTDQSLRYYKDSIAEEASQLDGEIDLSTSYDVKEFPVQRNYGFQILCKEGACTLSAMTSGIRRNWIQAIMKNARPTIAPDVTRKNISLKLSVLKPRSVPEENIKAQVLLEPCPQVTPEPSPCLEPAKTDDHRQPTGNRVSNLPFEPRKSRVRERRREGRSKTFDWSEFKTEKTDKLVKERADTVDLSLSLSTTTSCCSISSSPSSSLSSPVSTSALQSSNVSDTHHPSTIVHSEKNNVRRGPVSINHLPNTVPVTSTLNTSPVEPPRPEHQAQGKMEEEIEHRWHQVEKTPLREEKQVPITTASGNPDRLPPHELAVLLDKELGQKQKELDQLHRQNSLLKEQLENALGREQSARDGYILQSATPPSSSPRRMPWQHLHQLKQDLQGELESQKRKQDLTQQQFQALKRSYTEAQDVVDHHDADIQALQAKLASALAEILASEQAVARMRNELKLEQERSKEQDEEHGRSEATLRAQLKDSEDRLREVEASLLERNQALRHLEHQQALQRDHTREIQRLQDRLQEVTARLVATEEGQALKEERLRKEQHSIQESHEREKQSLCRRIAEAETAHKCMEDRLLEAEQQVEALLKGRQASAGVEHMEEMLKLQEDLAQKISMVDSLKESVRRLEEERGLLTCRCQELLNQIAEADREVNKLHNRLKTEEADYCSLENSYERATQEFQRMSQFLREKEEEIRQTKEMYERLMECKEEDLREALVKMTVLGNSLEETEQKLQAKEDLLCQMSQNLIEKVEPRDAEQDLKVKLGVAEDRIIELEQHLNDLQLGYANLHFGKKQVQEQNKREHVFSSNNATNTENSTDDNVSQAKRPRIRCSNIQGQKYDNLDDPDDCHLSDAFEDKRQVDNQEDFDLAEALSYPGTPFPHASDSEKFISIVRALETKLLTTEEKLRNLTRTLQEQRSIHVDVSKKDLKMVENKPYSDKNVMCATGPSLNNPYVKALHCVETSREKVKAILSGTHDTTDSQLHSLAEVENELFSASMYIRHAQKTLDEQSPALPQTSESLDKEAINLFAKTLSFEALVLNKMALLVQSSESDLLQTLTAIWKDIENIKSGDKDCLAIVYADVLTRKLMLENAFWKELENEVTPCEGLNVAESQEASVAADADINTSAIFNTLIKAELSYSIQNLKLCYEEKFRVLKGELAEAHHNLYQREMALKAIIEASKRSDLKNVIKEVKCNFGLGKQKLADIHPPELAPYTEQIKLQDARELAEEIIERHLAEQVPSCSVDSIQSLQDTHDCLATELQQQAAKLYTYAQEIQSSGNHPELAKMVNALLGPQTSHVFTSTSLCMREALIQAQVAYVACRLRSMHERNVGWCKQTHQNMDTLVQQHACSIRAIHEKYETSFQEERHKISQTLAILQKENKTLKSEVSQRSNQLSQQQEQLALLEEHFKMQTEELKQKHKQELNLAEKERASTELAFVETSVDSQQKLKNLLSDMDAMKQQHQSHVRKLEEQFEQRISELEHIYKEEILKLHFQHEDICNVQEVDEKNPEVSHQPSFEASAPMEEEEQGKEGGAYAMSEVDTMGLLKDRIQELETQMISMRDELEIKHLEGDVASLREKYQRDFESLKATCERGFAAMEETHQKVVDDLQRQHQREISKLMEERERLLAEETAATIAAIEAMKNAHKEDLEKTQRSPISGLNSDIDELRLQYEEELQSIQRELEVLSEQYSQKCLENAHLAQALEAERQALRQCQRENQELNTHNQELNNRLSAEITRMRSCFSGETALSPVTQGKDVYELEVLLRIKESEIQYLKQEIHSLKDELQTALRDKKYTTDKYKDIYTELSIVKAKADCDIGKLKEKLLVATEALGERTVDGTVTSGYDIMKSKSNPDFIKKEKSTPPKSSRGIRSKSVTEQVQWDS